The following are encoded in a window of Flavobacteriales bacterium genomic DNA:
- a CDS encoding fibronectin type III domain-containing protein, with the protein MERKTTSSLRKTTTPLLLLLTTTLLAQAPGAWVPMQEALLAGRGERRIIPNHYRTLAVDTGAIRAMLLQAPFGDVRSSPAVIELPSPDRDGTERFRFVRNTLLHPELAALFPSITTCSGESIDRPGTLIQFDLTTHGFHAFVLDPIRGDWFIDPYAFGVAEACIVYRKRDFVKSMPAAMACDYDLVNDMENAAQWTMDNVLAEGAPRAGDCQKRTYRLALACTGEYANYHGSNTQNNNKGPALEAMATTMNRVNGIYERDATLTMQMVANNHLIVFLNPSTDPYSNNNGGTMLGQNQTTCDNIIGFNNYDIGHVFSTGGGGVAYLDAPCSSYKAGGVTGLSQPVGDPFDIDYVAHEMGHQYGANHTQNNSCNRHGPAAFEPGSASTIMGYAGICAPNVQNNSDALFHAHSLAEIASRLASGNAGQCPQVTSSNNQPPTISAGPNRTIPHSTPFVLTATSSDPNPADVLSFTWEQMNNQVSTQPPQPTNTNGPNFRALLPVESSSRWFPNLGAVVANQNPTWEVLSSVGRTFNFRATVRDNRPGAGCTAESNRNITVAAGAGPFVVTQPNTNVSWQAGSTQTVTWNVANTTASPVSCANVDILLSVDGGLTYPYTLLTSTPNDGTQAVTIPVVPATSTARIMVRGNGNVFYDISNVNFNIISGSTCPTPWDLTITGTSTTSVLASWSAGGGDSFTLRYRPVGAPNWTNISGITGTSQAVSGLAACTQYEFQVRRDCGGSSSAYTNSVNWLHSSCCTPVTIVIVMDRYGADITWALTGGSTTYATGGPYQDQASNGTYPQPSVDLCLPDGCYVLTINDSWGDGLCCAYGNGFMQVMGPGGQSLGITPSGNWSQQVINFCVSTEVKSNVKLFLEGPYVGPWMSDALRAGGLIPLQEPYSGLGWPQLGGGGETTTPAILAVTGANAVVDWVRLELRQAGSPGTLVATRQALLQRDGDVVSAADGTSAVGFVVPPGNYHLVAQHRNHLGCMTATALAFSSTANSIDLTLAGTNTWGTDARKIIGSARALWAGDVNGDGAIRYTGQGNDRDLILQAIGGTVPTTTVAGYSVSDVNMDGIIKYTGQGNDRDPMLVNIGGSVPTNQRFQQIP; encoded by the coding sequence ATGGAAAGAAAAACGACCAGCTCGCTCCGTAAGACCACCACACCGCTCCTCCTCCTTCTCACCACCACCCTTTTGGCGCAGGCGCCGGGCGCATGGGTTCCCATGCAGGAAGCCCTGCTCGCCGGGCGTGGGGAGCGGCGCATCATCCCGAACCATTACCGGACACTGGCTGTGGACACCGGCGCGATCCGGGCCATGCTGCTCCAGGCGCCTTTCGGTGATGTGCGTTCCTCGCCGGCGGTGATCGAACTGCCTTCGCCGGACCGGGATGGTACCGAGCGTTTCCGTTTCGTACGGAACACCTTGCTGCATCCGGAGCTCGCTGCGTTGTTCCCCAGCATCACCACATGCAGCGGTGAAAGCATCGACCGGCCCGGCACCCTGATCCAGTTCGACCTGACGACACATGGCTTCCACGCCTTCGTGCTGGACCCCATTCGTGGCGATTGGTTCATCGACCCTTATGCCTTCGGTGTCGCGGAGGCGTGCATCGTGTACCGCAAGCGCGACTTCGTGAAGAGCATGCCCGCCGCCATGGCTTGCGACTACGATCTGGTGAACGACATGGAGAACGCGGCGCAATGGACCATGGACAACGTGCTCGCTGAAGGGGCGCCCCGCGCGGGCGATTGCCAGAAGCGCACCTATCGCCTGGCCCTGGCATGCACAGGCGAGTATGCGAACTACCACGGCAGCAACACACAGAACAACAACAAGGGCCCTGCACTGGAAGCCATGGCCACCACCATGAACCGGGTGAACGGCATCTACGAGCGTGATGCCACCCTCACCATGCAGATGGTGGCCAACAACCATCTGATCGTATTCCTCAACCCCAGTACCGATCCGTACTCCAACAACAACGGCGGTACCATGCTGGGCCAGAACCAGACCACCTGCGACAACATCATCGGCTTCAACAATTACGACATCGGCCATGTGTTCAGCACGGGCGGTGGCGGCGTGGCCTATCTGGACGCACCTTGCAGCAGCTACAAGGCCGGTGGTGTCACGGGTCTGTCGCAGCCCGTGGGCGACCCCTTCGACATCGACTATGTGGCGCACGAAATGGGCCACCAGTACGGTGCCAACCACACGCAGAACAACAGTTGCAACCGCCATGGTCCTGCCGCGTTCGAACCGGGCAGCGCCAGCACCATCATGGGTTACGCGGGCATCTGCGCCCCCAATGTGCAGAACAACAGCGATGCCTTGTTCCACGCGCACAGTCTGGCGGAGATCGCCAGCCGGTTGGCCAGTGGCAACGCGGGCCAGTGTCCGCAGGTGACCTCCTCCAACAACCAGCCGCCCACCATCAGCGCCGGGCCCAACCGCACCATACCGCATTCCACGCCCTTCGTGCTCACCGCCACTTCCAGCGACCCCAACCCGGCCGATGTGCTCTCCTTCACCTGGGAGCAGATGAACAACCAGGTCTCCACGCAGCCTCCTCAGCCCACCAATACCAATGGCCCCAATTTTCGCGCGTTGTTGCCGGTGGAGAGCTCCTCGCGCTGGTTCCCCAACCTGGGCGCCGTGGTGGCCAACCAGAACCCCACTTGGGAGGTGCTCTCAAGTGTGGGCCGCACCTTCAACTTCAGGGCCACCGTGCGCGACAACCGGCCGGGCGCCGGCTGCACCGCGGAAAGCAACCGCAACATCACCGTGGCCGCCGGTGCCGGGCCCTTCGTGGTGACGCAGCCCAACACGAACGTGAGTTGGCAGGCCGGCTCCACGCAAACGGTCACCTGGAACGTGGCCAACACCACCGCCTCGCCCGTCAGTTGCGCCAATGTGGACATCCTTTTGTCGGTGGACGGGGGCCTCACATATCCCTACACACTGCTCACATCCACGCCGAATGATGGTACCCAGGCGGTGACGATACCGGTGGTCCCGGCCACCAGCACCGCGCGCATCATGGTGCGAGGCAATGGCAACGTGTTCTACGACATCTCGAACGTCAACTTCAACATCATTTCAGGTTCCACCTGTCCTACGCCGTGGGACCTGACGATCACCGGGACGAGCACCACTTCCGTGCTGGCCAGCTGGTCCGCGGGTGGGGGAGACAGCTTCACTCTGCGCTACAGGCCTGTGGGCGCGCCCAACTGGACGAACATCAGCGGGATCACCGGCACCAGCCAGGCGGTGAGCGGTCTGGCGGCCTGCACCCAATACGAATTCCAAGTGCGTCGTGATTGCGGCGGCTCCAGCAGCGCCTACACCAATTCGGTGAACTGGCTCCATTCCAGTTGCTGCACGCCGGTCACCATCGTCATCGTAATGGATCGCTATGGCGCGGACATCACCTGGGCGCTCACTGGGGGAAGCACCACCTACGCCACGGGCGGACCCTACCAGGACCAGGCGAGCAATGGCACCTATCCGCAACCTTCCGTGGATCTTTGCCTGCCGGACGGCTGCTATGTATTGACGATCAATGACAGCTGGGGCGATGGCTTGTGCTGCGCCTATGGCAACGGTTTCATGCAGGTCATGGGTCCGGGCGGGCAATCGCTCGGCATCACGCCCAGCGGCAACTGGTCGCAGCAGGTGATCAACTTCTGTGTGAGCACTGAGGTGAAGTCCAACGTGAAGCTCTTCCTCGAAGGACCCTATGTGGGACCCTGGATGTCCGATGCGCTCCGCGCCGGTGGCTTGATCCCCTTGCAGGAGCCATACTCCGGCCTGGGTTGGCCGCAACTCGGCGGCGGGGGAGAGACCACCACCCCTGCCATCCTGGCCGTTACCGGTGCCAATGCCGTAGTGGACTGGGTGCGGTTGGAGTTGCGCCAGGCCGGATCGCCCGGTACCTTGGTGGCCACGCGCCAAGCCTTGTTGCAGCGCGATGGCGACGTGGTCTCCGCAGCGGATGGCACATCGGCCGTGGGGTTCGTGGTGCCACCCGGCAACTACCATCTGGTGGCACAGCACCGCAACCACCTGGGTTGCATGACGGCCACGGCGCTCGCCTTCAGCAGCACCGCCAATTCCATCGATCTGACCCTCGCAGGCACCAACACCTGGGGTACTGATGCGCGCAAGATCATTGGAAGCGCGCGTGCCCTTTGGGCGGGCGATGTCAACGGCGACGGTGCGATACGCTACACCGGTCAGGGCAACGACCGCGACCTGATCCTGCAGGCCATCGGCGGCACCGTGCCCACCACCACCGTAGCGGGGTATTCGGTAAGCGATGTGAACATGGACGGGATCATCAAATACACCGGTCAGGGCAACGACCGCGATCCCATGCTGGTGAACATCGGCGGCAGCGTGCCCACCAACCAGCGCTTCCAACAGATCCCATGA
- a CDS encoding peptidylprolyl isomerase, translating into MKRSNARTLRRIAEAAILLAWLLPGPALAQPKGLLIDRIVAVVGREAILQSDLLARVEQARQQGGTTDKRALECGELEDLLYEKLLVEQGKIDSVAIDEAQVNAELDRRIRYFASQLGGEKKLEEFYGKSVAEIRSEFRDQVHDQLLVQTMQQRLTTDIRITPRDVQKFFNGIPKDSIPFINAEVEWAQLLRIPKASDEEERRVRRKAEEYRNSISNGERDFCTVAILYSEDPGSAKECGELGMVPTGMMVPEFDAVALSLKTGEISQVFRTEYGYHFMELIDRRGEQYNARHVLIRPQVTNADLQRERDLLDSLLRMVRAGDAELGDLAAEWSDDEESKASNGIMIDQMSNSTRWDMSSLDQQTFFVLDKLKPGEVSEPQLMVMPNGTKAYRLVKLLLRTEPHAANLKDDYQLIKQAAEGKMRAKAVDEWVKDRLEATYVRLAPDYANCEFLHAWSKGVASE; encoded by the coding sequence ATGAAGCGGTCGAACGCAAGGACATTGAGACGTATCGCTGAAGCGGCGATACTGCTGGCGTGGCTGCTGCCGGGTCCGGCTTTGGCGCAGCCCAAGGGTCTGCTCATAGACCGCATCGTGGCAGTGGTGGGCCGGGAAGCGATCCTGCAAAGCGACCTGCTGGCCCGGGTGGAGCAGGCACGCCAGCAGGGCGGCACCACGGACAAGCGCGCCTTGGAATGCGGTGAGTTGGAGGACCTGCTCTATGAGAAACTCCTGGTGGAGCAAGGCAAGATCGACAGCGTCGCGATCGACGAGGCCCAGGTGAACGCCGAGCTGGACCGGCGCATCCGCTACTTCGCCTCGCAGTTGGGCGGGGAAAAGAAGCTTGAAGAGTTCTATGGCAAGTCCGTAGCCGAGATCCGCAGCGAATTCCGCGACCAGGTGCACGACCAGCTGCTGGTGCAGACCATGCAGCAACGCCTCACCACGGACATCCGCATCACCCCTCGGGACGTGCAGAAATTCTTCAACGGCATCCCCAAGGACAGCATCCCTTTCATCAACGCCGAGGTGGAGTGGGCGCAATTGCTGCGCATCCCCAAGGCCAGTGACGAGGAGGAGCGGCGCGTACGGCGCAAGGCCGAGGAGTACCGCAACTCCATCAGCAATGGGGAGCGCGATTTCTGCACCGTGGCCATCCTCTATTCGGAGGATCCGGGGTCGGCCAAGGAGTGTGGCGAGTTGGGCATGGTGCCCACCGGCATGATGGTGCCCGAGTTCGATGCCGTGGCCCTCAGTCTGAAGACCGGCGAGATCTCGCAGGTGTTCCGTACGGAATACGGATACCACTTCATGGAACTCATCGATCGGCGTGGCGAACAGTACAACGCGCGCCACGTGTTGATCCGGCCCCAGGTGACCAATGCCGACCTGCAGCGCGAACGCGACCTGCTGGACAGCCTCCTGCGCATGGTGCGTGCCGGTGATGCCGAACTCGGCGACCTCGCCGCCGAATGGAGCGATGACGAGGAGAGCAAGGCCAGCAACGGCATCATGATCGACCAGATGAGCAACTCCACGCGCTGGGACATGAGTTCGCTGGACCAGCAGACCTTCTTCGTCCTGGACAAGCTCAAACCCGGCGAAGTGAGCGAGCCGCAGTTGATGGTGATGCCCAATGGCACCAAGGCCTACAGGCTGGTGAAGCTCCTCTTACGCACCGAACCCCACGCGGCCAATCTCAAGGACGACTACCAGTTGATCAAGCAGGCGGCCGAGGGGAAGATGCGCGCGAAGGCCGTGGACGAGTGGGTGAAGGACCGCCTGGAGGCCACCTACGTGCGTCTTGCCCCGGACTACGCCAATTGCGAATTCCTGCATGCCTGGTCCAAAGGCGTGGCCAGTGAATAG
- a CDS encoding T9SS type A sorting domain-containing protein, translated as MIFRPAGHFLSIVLLPAATAQAQLPVVDITHHMNASDQVEIYVRPDGAFDEVFSSSVFTLRWLDADGANLGGIQQVVPTLQYQTVAKSGAEQVSGPYRYQIFTGFGLMALFDLETSWGPFEEILLCRVNVINGMSTFELVNDAWTQTNNGNFYVSLNGVDRTGQIYTFTTVEEGIEGMGTGGVRIMPNPGTGPFQVLTDMADAGTLEFELTDGLGRVVRLWSEAAGQGTHRTVVDLAGHTAGTYLLTVRGATRLSSHRIVLTRD; from the coding sequence ATGATCTTCCGTCCTGCCGGTCATTTTTTGTCCATCGTGTTGCTGCCCGCCGCGACAGCTCAGGCCCAGTTGCCTGTAGTGGATATCACCCATCATATGAACGCCAGCGATCAGGTGGAGATCTATGTCCGGCCTGACGGTGCTTTCGATGAGGTGTTCTCCTCCTCGGTGTTCACCCTTCGCTGGCTGGATGCCGATGGGGCCAATCTGGGGGGCATACAGCAGGTCGTGCCCACGCTCCAATATCAGACCGTGGCCAAATCAGGAGCCGAGCAGGTATCGGGTCCCTACCGATATCAGATCTTCACCGGTTTCGGACTCATGGCGCTTTTCGATCTTGAAACCTCCTGGGGACCCTTCGAGGAGATCCTGTTGTGCCGGGTGAACGTGATCAACGGCATGAGCACCTTCGAGCTGGTGAATGATGCCTGGACGCAGACGAACAACGGCAACTTCTACGTCTCCCTGAACGGCGTGGACCGGACTGGGCAGATCTACACCTTCACCACGGTGGAGGAGGGTATCGAGGGCATGGGTACGGGTGGTGTGCGCATCATGCCCAATCCCGGCACCGGACCTTTCCAGGTGCTTACCGATATGGCGGATGCTGGAACGCTGGAATTCGAATTGACCGACGGCCTTGGGCGTGTGGTGCGGCTGTGGAGCGAGGCAGCAGGGCAGGGGACCCACCGCACCGTGGTGGATCTCGCGGGCCATACCGCAGGCACCTATCTGCTCACTGTGCGGGGTGCGACCCGTTTGAGCTCACATCGCATCGTACTCACCCGGGATTGA
- a CDS encoding peptidylprolyl isomerase codes for MRIRKILGTAVCSLAFLSLSAQADPVLMTVDGEPVTRAEFEAIYKKNNKEANVSREALDEYLELFINYKLKVREAEMLGMDTVSRFRNELDGYRKQLARPYLIDRELNDVLMREAYDRMREEVRASHILVQVGQDATPEDTLAAWKRINALRDRVAKGEDFATVAKGPGGSDDPSAANNGGDLGWFSGLQMVYPFESAAYNTPVGGLSQAVRTRFGYHIIRVDGRRPARGRIKVAHIMLRSVPTDPEERRADAENRIREIHQQLGSGAITFADAALRHSEDESSSTRGGELPEFGTGKMIDEFEDAAFALKADGDISEPVLSRFGWHIIKRLEYTPTPGFEAAKGELKSKIARDSRAEITRKAFLEKLRADYKVVERRENLRPLYALVDSTIFKKGTTKHDTIARRDLKEGEWSKGPMRYSRELVGMMHEGKMVSVRSKQYEELTHTMTDTLVVRDVAQGWRYDRRKAEKLTKPVLVIKDRTYTQRDLLDHLEAKQRRERVTRAQEHVDARFREYVDEQLLAYEDDHLEEKYMDFRLLMKEYRDGILLFELTDQKVWGRAVRDTSGLEAFHAANRDRFMWDTRYEADIYTCADAAVAKQVRSLLRKGTRGADLMKAVNKSSALALDIDPGTFTAEQRPVLRQVKSPGLSADIPHEGRVVIVDLKRTIPPTPKELDEARGAITAAYQDNLERAWIEELRGKYRVEVRRDVLYSIQ; via the coding sequence ATGCGCATCCGTAAGATCCTTGGTACCGCCGTTTGCTCCCTCGCCTTCCTGTCGCTTTCCGCACAAGCCGATCCGGTGTTGATGACCGTGGACGGCGAGCCGGTGACACGTGCCGAGTTCGAAGCGATCTACAAGAAGAACAACAAGGAGGCGAACGTTTCGCGTGAGGCCCTGGACGAGTACCTCGAGTTGTTCATCAACTACAAATTGAAGGTGCGCGAGGCCGAGATGCTCGGCATGGACACCGTTTCGCGCTTCCGCAACGAACTGGACGGCTACCGCAAGCAACTGGCGCGTCCCTACCTGATCGACCGCGAACTGAACGATGTGCTGATGCGCGAGGCCTACGACAGGATGCGCGAGGAGGTGCGTGCCAGCCACATCCTGGTGCAGGTGGGGCAGGACGCCACGCCGGAGGACACCCTGGCGGCCTGGAAGCGCATCAACGCGCTGCGCGACCGCGTGGCCAAGGGCGAGGACTTCGCCACGGTGGCCAAGGGACCGGGTGGCAGCGATGACCCCAGCGCGGCCAACAACGGCGGCGACCTGGGCTGGTTCAGCGGCCTGCAGATGGTCTATCCCTTCGAGAGCGCCGCCTACAACACGCCCGTGGGCGGCCTCAGTCAGGCGGTGCGCACGCGCTTCGGCTACCACATCATCCGCGTGGACGGCCGCCGGCCGGCCCGTGGCCGCATCAAGGTGGCGCACATCATGCTGCGCAGTGTGCCCACCGACCCCGAGGAACGCCGGGCCGACGCTGAGAACCGCATCCGCGAGATCCACCAGCAACTCGGGAGCGGCGCCATCACCTTCGCCGATGCGGCCTTGCGCCACAGCGAGGACGAGAGTTCCAGCACGCGCGGCGGCGAACTGCCCGAGTTCGGCACCGGCAAGATGATCGACGAGTTCGAGGACGCCGCCTTCGCACTGAAGGCCGATGGCGACATCTCGGAACCGGTGCTCTCACGCTTCGGCTGGCACATCATCAAGCGCCTCGAGTACACGCCCACGCCCGGCTTCGAGGCGGCCAAAGGCGAACTGAAGTCGAAGATCGCCCGCGACAGCCGCGCCGAGATCACCCGCAAGGCCTTCCTGGAGAAACTGCGCGCCGACTACAAGGTGGTCGAACGCCGGGAGAACCTGAGGCCGTTGTATGCGCTGGTGGACAGCACCATCTTCAAGAAAGGCACCACCAAGCACGACACCATCGCACGCCGGGACCTGAAGGAGGGCGAGTGGTCCAAGGGACCCATGCGGTACAGCCGCGAGCTGGTGGGCATGATGCACGAAGGCAAGATGGTCAGCGTGCGATCCAAGCAGTACGAGGAACTCACGCACACGATGACCGACACCCTGGTGGTGCGTGACGTGGCGCAGGGATGGCGCTACGATCGGCGAAAGGCCGAGAAGCTCACCAAGCCCGTGCTGGTGATCAAGGACCGCACCTACACCCAGCGCGATCTGCTGGACCACCTGGAAGCCAAGCAGCGCCGCGAGCGTGTGACCAGGGCGCAGGAGCACGTGGACGCACGTTTCCGGGAGTACGTGGACGAGCAGCTGCTCGCCTACGAGGACGACCACCTCGAGGAGAAGTACATGGACTTCCGCCTGTTGATGAAGGAGTACCGCGACGGCATCCTGCTCTTCGAACTCACCGACCAGAAAGTATGGGGACGTGCCGTGCGCGACACCTCCGGCCTGGAAGCCTTCCATGCCGCCAACCGCGACCGGTTCATGTGGGACACGCGCTACGAGGCGGACATCTACACCTGCGCAGACGCCGCCGTGGCCAAACAGGTGCGCAGCCTGTTGCGCAAGGGCACCCGTGGCGCCGACCTCATGAAAGCGGTGAACAAGAGCAGCGCGCTGGCGTTGGACATCGACCCCGGCACCTTCACCGCCGAACAGCGGCCCGTTCTCAGGCAGGTGAAGTCCCCGGGACTGAGCGCTGACATCCCACACGAGGGCCGGGTGGTGATCGTGGACCTGAAGCGCACCATCCCGCCCACGCCCAAGGAACTGGATGAGGCCCGTGGCGCCATCACCGCCGCATACCAGGACAACTTGGAGCGTGCCTGGATAGAGGAGTTGCGCGGCAAGTACCGCGTGGAGGTGCGGCGCGACGTGCTCTATTCCATCCAGTGA
- the guaB gene encoding IMP dehydrogenase → MDRPATAKTRQANAPATANGTLPTDKFTGEGLTYDDVLLVPAYSEVLPREVDVRSRFSRNIEINLPIVSAAMDTVTGADLAIAIAQCGGIGVIHKNRSIAEQAMEVRRVKRSESGMILDPVKLDRNAVVGDALKLMAEHRIGGIPVVDQDEKLVGIITNRDLRFEKRFSRPVTEVMTSARIITAQPDTTMAQAEDILQEHKIEKLPVVNDEGRLVGLITYKDIIKLKQRPNACKDRLGRLRVAAAIGIAADSMDRAKALVEAGVDALVIDTAHGHTKGVITMLQRVKETFPGVDVVAGNIATAEAARALVEAGADGVKVGIGPGSICTTRVIAGVGVPQLTAVLECAAAIAGSGVPVIADGGIRYTGDVVKALAAGAGTVMIGSMFAGVEESPGETIIYEGRRFKAYRGMGSIEAMQQGSKDRYFQDMEDDIKKLVPEGISGRVPYKGKLAEVVHQLEGGLRAGMGYCGAATMADLAKAKFIRITVAGVKESHPHDVYITREAPNYSHH, encoded by the coding sequence ATGGATCGACCCGCCACCGCCAAGACCCGCCAGGCCAACGCGCCGGCCACTGCGAACGGCACCCTTCCCACGGACAAGTTCACCGGCGAGGGACTCACTTACGACGATGTGCTGCTGGTACCCGCCTACAGCGAGGTACTGCCCCGTGAGGTGGACGTCCGCTCACGATTCTCCCGCAACATCGAGATCAACCTGCCGATCGTGTCCGCCGCCATGGACACCGTCACCGGTGCGGACCTGGCCATCGCCATAGCGCAATGCGGCGGCATCGGCGTGATCCACAAGAACCGGTCGATCGCCGAGCAGGCCATGGAAGTGCGCCGCGTGAAGCGGTCGGAAAGCGGCATGATCCTCGACCCGGTGAAGCTGGACCGCAACGCCGTGGTGGGCGACGCGCTGAAGCTCATGGCCGAGCATCGCATCGGCGGCATCCCGGTGGTGGACCAGGACGAGAAGCTCGTGGGTATCATCACCAACCGAGATCTGCGTTTCGAAAAACGCTTCAGCCGCCCGGTGACCGAGGTGATGACCAGTGCGCGCATCATCACCGCCCAGCCGGACACCACCATGGCCCAGGCCGAGGACATTCTGCAGGAGCACAAGATCGAGAAGCTGCCCGTGGTGAATGACGAAGGCCGCCTGGTGGGCCTCATCACCTACAAGGACATCATCAAGCTGAAGCAGCGGCCCAACGCCTGCAAGGACCGGCTGGGCCGCCTGCGCGTGGCCGCGGCCATCGGCATCGCCGCCGACAGCATGGACCGTGCGAAGGCATTGGTGGAGGCTGGCGTGGACGCCCTGGTGATCGACACGGCGCATGGCCACACCAAGGGCGTCATCACCATGCTCCAGCGGGTGAAGGAGACCTTTCCTGGCGTGGATGTGGTGGCCGGCAACATCGCCACGGCCGAGGCCGCCAGAGCGCTGGTGGAGGCCGGCGCCGATGGCGTGAAGGTGGGCATCGGTCCCGGCAGCATCTGCACCACGCGTGTGATCGCCGGCGTGGGTGTCCCCCAGTTGACCGCCGTGCTCGAATGTGCCGCCGCCATCGCCGGCAGCGGTGTGCCCGTGATCGCCGATGGGGGCATCCGGTATACCGGTGATGTAGTGAAGGCACTGGCCGCCGGTGCGGGTACCGTGATGATCGGCAGCATGTTCGCCGGTGTGGAGGAAAGCCCCGGTGAGACCATCATCTATGAGGGTCGCCGATTCAAGGCCTATCGGGGCATGGGTTCCATCGAGGCCATGCAACAGGGCAGCAAGGACCGCTACTTCCAGGACATGGAGGACGACATCAAGAAGCTGGTGCCCGAAGGCATCAGCGGGCGTGTGCCGTACAAGGGCAAGCTGGCCGAGGTGGTCCACCAATTGGAAGGCGGCCTGCGGGCGGGCATGGGCTATTGCGGTGCTGCCACCATGGCCGATCTGGCCAAGGCGAAATTCATCCGGATCACCGTCGCCGGGGTGAAGGAGAGCCATCCGCACGACGTGTACATCACGCGGGAGGCCCCGAATTACAGTCATCACTAG
- a CDS encoding AAA family ATPase yields the protein MSIPQNDVQAAEGFGERYQALKREVGKVIIGQDQVVDHVLLGIFSRGHCLLVGVPGLAKTLLVNTVARSLGLSFNRIQFTPDLMPSDIIGSEILDEDRRFRFVRGPIFANIILADEINRTPPKTQAALLEAMQEKAVTAAGHTHRLEEPFFVLATQNPIEQEGTYPLPEAQLDRFMFNIWVDYPSYTEELAVVKATTGDVPAEVRPVLSAQEILTYQSLVRRIPVADNVLQYAVKLAVRTRPGAEGTPAIVNDHVSWGAGPRASQYLVIGAKAHALANGRFSPDIADVQAVALPILRHRLVRNYKAEAEGVTVDRIVAAIL from the coding sequence ATGAGCATCCCGCAGAACGATGTGCAGGCCGCGGAAGGATTCGGCGAGCGATACCAGGCGCTGAAACGCGAGGTGGGCAAGGTCATCATCGGCCAGGACCAGGTGGTGGACCATGTGCTGCTGGGCATCTTCAGTCGGGGCCATTGCCTGCTGGTGGGTGTGCCCGGCCTGGCCAAGACCCTGCTGGTGAATACCGTGGCCCGCTCGCTGGGACTCAGCTTCAACCGCATCCAGTTCACCCCCGACCTGATGCCCAGCGACATCATCGGCTCGGAGATCCTGGACGAGGACCGCCGTTTCCGCTTTGTGCGCGGGCCCATCTTCGCCAACATCATCCTGGCGGACGAGATCAACCGCACCCCGCCCAAGACCCAGGCGGCCCTGCTGGAAGCCATGCAGGAAAAGGCCGTCACCGCCGCAGGCCACACGCACCGTCTGGAGGAACCCTTCTTTGTGCTGGCCACCCAGAACCCCATCGAACAGGAGGGCACCTACCCACTGCCCGAGGCCCAGTTGGACCGATTCATGTTCAACATCTGGGTGGATTATCCCAGCTATACCGAAGAACTCGCAGTGGTGAAGGCCACCACAGGTGATGTGCCTGCGGAAGTGCGGCCGGTGCTCAGCGCGCAGGAGATCCTCACCTACCAAAGCCTGGTGCGCCGCATACCCGTGGCGGACAACGTGCTGCAGTATGCGGTGAAGCTGGCCGTGCGAACCCGCCCGGGCGCCGAGGGCACACCGGCCATCGTGAACGACCATGTGAGTTGGGGAGCCGGCCCGCGCGCATCGCAATATCTGGTCATCGGGGCCAAGGCCCATGCGCTGGCCAATGGCCGCTTTTCGCCCGACATCGCCGACGTTCAGGCCGTGGCCCTGCCCATCCTCCGCCACCGCCTGGTGCGCAACTACAAGGCGGAGGCCGAGGGCGTGACGGTGGACCGCATCGTGGCGGCCATCCTGTGA